One genomic segment of Pandoraea thiooxydans includes these proteins:
- a CDS encoding Crp/Fnr family transcriptional regulator, whose product MTVSPDPRQNHLLAALPDEPWQRWLPQLELVQLPLGKVIYESGGTLSHVYFPTTAIVSLLYVMENSASAEIAVVGSEGVIGIALFMGGGSTPSRAVVQSAGTGFRLSAQTIKDDFSRSGPVMRLMLRYTQALITQMAQTAVCNRHHSLDQQLCRWLLLSLDRLTGNELTMTQELIANMLGVRREGVTEAALKLQRAGLISYVRGHIAVLDRPGLERRTCECYAVVKNEYNRLLPSKIAS is encoded by the coding sequence ATGACTGTTTCCCCGGACCCGAGACAGAATCATCTGCTTGCCGCCCTGCCCGACGAGCCATGGCAACGCTGGCTACCGCAGCTCGAACTGGTTCAATTGCCGCTGGGAAAAGTGATATATGAGTCGGGTGGCACGCTGAGCCACGTTTATTTTCCGACCACCGCCATCGTCTCCTTGCTGTATGTCATGGAAAACAGTGCTTCGGCCGAGATTGCCGTTGTCGGTAGCGAAGGCGTGATAGGCATTGCGCTGTTCATGGGCGGTGGGTCCACCCCCAGCCGCGCGGTGGTGCAGAGTGCGGGAACGGGTTTCAGGCTGAGCGCGCAAACAATAAAGGACGATTTCAGTCGATCTGGCCCGGTTATGCGTCTTATGCTGCGCTACACCCAGGCGCTCATCACTCAAATGGCGCAAACGGCGGTGTGTAATCGCCATCATTCTCTGGATCAGCAGCTATGCCGGTGGTTGCTTTTGAGTCTGGACCGCCTCACGGGAAATGAACTCACGATGACCCAGGAATTGATCGCGAACATGCTTGGCGTTCGTCGGGAGGGCGTGACGGAGGCGGCGCTGAAATTGCAACGGGCCGGGCTGATCAGCTATGTTCGAGGTCACATTGCCGTGCTGGATCGTCCTGGCCTGGAGAGGCGCACCTGTGAATGTTATGCGGTGGTGAAGAACGAGTACAACCGGCTTCTTCCAAGCAAGATCGCGAGTTAG
- a CDS encoding glycosyltransferase produces the protein MTTALFGIVLIMTAYALRHMLFTLSRLFGKQRHPYIDIDDAPWPMITVFIAAHNEENVIAGCMDALLNTSYPIDRLKIVPVNDRSVDGTRVIIDDYVARHPGRIIPFHRADGKAGKAAALKDALAYAEGDIAIIFDADYVPGRGLLRQLVAPFFDPEVGAVMGRVVPMNVGTNLLTRMLDLERSGGYQVDQQARMNLKLVPQYGGTVGGVRLSAVNAVGGWHDDVLAEDTDITYRLLLNGWKTIYTNRSECYEEVPEDWRVRIKQIKRWAKGHNQVLARYWYQFLTSPYLSWRERIDGMLLLLVFVMPPLLLLGWILALCLYFLDAGDLLTKLIPIFALMAYGTMGNFAAFFQIVIAVLLDGNRRRLRLLPFNLLGFFVNLFAISSSVFSLTIDYVFKRDMVWEKTVRYRKPGVE, from the coding sequence ATGACGACGGCGCTGTTTGGGATTGTCTTGATCATGACAGCTTATGCCTTGCGGCACATGCTGTTCACGCTCAGCCGGCTGTTCGGCAAGCAACGGCATCCGTACATCGACATCGACGACGCGCCGTGGCCGATGATCACGGTGTTCATCGCCGCCCACAATGAAGAAAATGTCATTGCCGGATGTATGGACGCATTGCTCAACACGAGTTACCCGATCGACCGCCTGAAAATCGTTCCGGTCAACGATCGCTCCGTGGATGGCACGCGCGTCATTATCGACGATTATGTCGCGCGACATCCGGGCCGCATCATACCGTTTCATCGCGCGGATGGAAAAGCCGGCAAGGCTGCAGCGCTCAAGGATGCGTTGGCTTATGCCGAAGGCGATATCGCGATCATTTTCGATGCGGACTATGTGCCGGGACGCGGCTTGTTGCGGCAACTGGTGGCTCCTTTCTTCGATCCCGAAGTCGGCGCCGTGATGGGCCGCGTGGTGCCGATGAATGTCGGCACCAACCTGCTCACCCGGATGCTTGATCTCGAGCGATCGGGGGGGTATCAGGTCGACCAGCAAGCGCGCATGAACTTGAAACTGGTTCCCCAATATGGCGGCACTGTCGGTGGCGTGCGCCTGTCCGCGGTCAACGCCGTGGGCGGGTGGCATGACGATGTATTGGCCGAAGACACCGACATCACTTACCGACTCTTGCTCAACGGCTGGAAGACGATTTATACGAATCGCTCCGAATGCTATGAGGAAGTGCCGGAAGATTGGCGCGTGCGCATCAAACAGATCAAGCGTTGGGCCAAAGGGCACAACCAGGTACTGGCGCGATATTGGTATCAGTTTTTAACGAGCCCCTATCTGAGTTGGCGTGAACGCATCGACGGCATGTTGCTGCTGCTGGTCTTTGTCATGCCTCCGCTTCTTTTGCTCGGCTGGATACTCGCGCTCTGCCTGTATTTTCTCGATGCCGGAGATCTTTTGACAAAATTGATACCGATATTTGCCTTGATGGCTTATGGCACGATGGGAAATTTCGCTGCTTTCTTCCAGATTGTCATTGCCGTATTGCTTGACGGAAATCGACGCCGGCTGCGCCTGCTGCCTTTTAATCTGCTTGGATTTTTCGTTAATCTGTTTGCGATCTCTTCGTCCGTTTTCAGTTTGACGATCGATTACGTTTTCAAGCGAGACATGGTCTGGGAGAAAACCGTGCGGTACCGCAAGCCGGGGGTCGAATGA
- a CDS encoding polymer-forming cytoskeletal protein — protein sequence MNLAWLYFVAFGTTCLALMWLAFHPAWQEWRTPTDRTPLAVFPNYTSDIDHFAEKFRGVALSNIAGEILAAHETFEHVPEDLNEMNWALARRPLIAYDSIKTAGPVRCKPPLFVQGGIEASSGDSFTALFAQGSIRLGPDSEVLEWAYADDVIYLGEGSCALRRISSATAVELDKRCCFERISAPVVRFGVAPDGVPGTRRPAPVEASFDDLPNVIRRGDSVHMVRGNCELPDGKIYRGSLIVTGRLLIGAWVEIDGDIKGRKDITVGAHARILGSLISEKQIQVRHEAFVEGPVISETIVYLGVRAKLGTSASPTTISAGNIFAEAGAIAHGTVWARDLGVVWSI from the coding sequence ATGAACCTCGCCTGGCTTTACTTCGTCGCATTCGGAACGACCTGCCTGGCGCTGATGTGGCTGGCATTTCATCCCGCGTGGCAAGAATGGCGAACACCGACTGACCGCACGCCGCTGGCGGTTTTCCCCAATTACACCAGCGACATCGATCACTTCGCGGAAAAATTTCGTGGTGTCGCGCTGTCCAATATCGCCGGAGAAATCCTGGCGGCCCATGAAACTTTCGAACACGTACCGGAAGATCTTAACGAAATGAATTGGGCGCTCGCGCGGCGTCCGTTGATCGCATACGACTCGATCAAGACGGCGGGGCCCGTCCGATGCAAGCCGCCGTTATTTGTCCAGGGTGGCATCGAGGCTTCGAGCGGCGACAGTTTTACCGCGCTGTTTGCCCAGGGCAGCATCAGATTGGGGCCAGATAGCGAGGTGCTTGAATGGGCTTATGCCGATGATGTCATTTATCTCGGCGAAGGAAGTTGCGCGTTGCGCCGCATATCCTCCGCGACTGCTGTCGAGTTGGACAAGCGGTGCTGCTTCGAGCGAATCAGCGCGCCCGTGGTGCGCTTCGGCGTTGCACCCGACGGTGTCCCAGGCACACGAAGACCGGCGCCGGTTGAGGCATCGTTCGACGATTTGCCCAATGTGATTCGCCGCGGCGACTCGGTTCATATGGTCAGGGGCAACTGTGAATTACCGGACGGAAAAATTTATCGGGGATCGCTGATTGTGACCGGGCGTCTTTTGATTGGTGCATGGGTGGAAATCGATGGAGACATCAAGGGCAGGAAGGACATCACGGTGGGCGCGCATGCGCGAATTCTGGGGTCTCTGATCAGCGAGAAACAAATTCAGGTGCGCCATGAAGCGTTCGTCGAAGGACCGGTCATCTCGGAGACCATTGTTTATCTTGGTGTACGGGCCAAGTTGGGGACATCGGCATCGCCAACCACGATTAGCGCGGGAAATATTTTTGCCGAAGCCGGCGCCATCGCGCATGGCACGGTATGGGCGAGGGATTTAGGAGTGGTATGGTCAATATGA
- the wecB gene encoding non-hydrolyzing UDP-N-acetylglucosamine 2-epimerase, whose product MSKKTYLACIGTRPEIIKMAPVYREFKARGHQVLVVHTGQHGAIAEALYAFFDMPPDITIDLQRKSSSLTDLTAALLHGIDDAVERLRPDALMVQGDTTSALVGALVGYYHDKSVIHIEAGLRTHEREPFPEEKNRELIGRLASWHFPPTQQASLNLQNEGVDRAGVFEVGNTVIDAALWAHERIKHSPLERNAVTPADLLEFEARYPSHRLILVTAHRRENWGQPIRNIAHAVARVIEAHGKTVAVWPLHPNPAVRADVESVMRDLPPQVRARICVTEPLSYQALIAMLVRCEFTLTDSGGIQEEASAFRKPVLIARNSTERQELVDAGGAKLVGTEVAEMVEQAGLLLTDPAAYRRMQLDKSPFGDGKSAQRIVDILIDAHATLERSAHFIVPSPEMRQDNQSGRTLP is encoded by the coding sequence GTGTCCAAAAAAACTTATCTGGCTTGCATCGGGACCCGCCCGGAAATCATCAAAATGGCACCGGTGTATCGGGAATTCAAAGCGCGCGGCCATCAGGTACTGGTGGTTCATACGGGCCAGCATGGTGCTATCGCCGAGGCGCTGTATGCGTTTTTCGATATGCCGCCCGATATCACTATTGATCTGCAGCGCAAATCGTCATCACTGACGGATCTGACCGCGGCGCTGCTCCATGGCATTGATGACGCCGTCGAGCGGCTCCGGCCGGACGCGCTGATGGTGCAGGGCGATACCACCTCCGCACTGGTCGGCGCGCTGGTCGGTTATTACCATGACAAGTCCGTGATACACATCGAGGCCGGTTTGCGCACCCATGAGCGCGAGCCTTTTCCCGAGGAGAAAAATCGCGAATTGATCGGTCGTCTGGCCAGTTGGCATTTTCCGCCAACGCAGCAGGCCAGCCTCAATTTGCAGAATGAAGGAGTCGATCGCGCTGGCGTTTTCGAAGTGGGTAATACCGTCATTGACGCCGCGCTGTGGGCGCACGAGCGCATCAAACATTCGCCGCTCGAGCGCAATGCGGTGACGCCGGCCGACTTGCTTGAGTTCGAAGCCCGCTATCCGAGCCATCGATTGATCCTCGTCACCGCTCACCGGCGGGAAAACTGGGGCCAACCAATCCGCAATATCGCTCATGCCGTCGCGCGCGTCATTGAAGCGCACGGCAAAACGGTGGCGGTATGGCCGTTACATCCGAATCCGGCAGTGCGGGCCGACGTTGAATCGGTCATGCGGGATCTGCCGCCACAGGTTCGAGCGCGCATCTGCGTGACTGAACCGCTGAGCTACCAGGCGTTAATTGCGATGTTGGTCCGTTGCGAGTTCACGCTGACCGACTCCGGCGGTATCCAGGAAGAGGCATCCGCATTCCGTAAGCCCGTACTGATTGCCCGCAACAGCACCGAACGTCAGGAACTGGTCGACGCCGGCGGCGCGAAACTGGTGGGCACTGAGGTTGCCGAGATGGTCGAGCAGGCGGGTTTGCTGTTGACCGACCCGGCCGCCTATCGTCGCATGCAACTCGACAAGAGCCCGTTCGGCGACGGTAAGAGCGCGCAACGCATCGTTGACATTCTGATCGACGCCCATGCGACTTTGGAACGGTCTGCTCATTTCATCGTTCCGTCGCCAGAGATGCGGCAAGACAACCAGTCCGGCCGGACTTTGCCGTGA
- a CDS encoding YaiO family outer membrane beta-barrel protein produces MATEYFILTAILSLFVACAPAYAQQQNVENPSVANKYVQPVPVDVVAPPIRSLELSAGAEHLSAGYGNWLDTTLRGIYGIGPNVIQAELSSKREFGQFGNFVGIGDTYTINQDWYVSAAVGFGDGAFYLPRERLDVFINRKWLPKRNLVSSIGVGYYNAPDGHIDRSLSLGAAYYFDQPWIIQAGVRFNHSDPGNIPTHQQFVAVTYGRDKKNLVTARYSWGGEGYQAISQTATLVNFQSKEITLEWRHWFSKKSGFLVSVDHYQNPIYGRNGAYVGLFHQF; encoded by the coding sequence GTGGCAACGGAATACTTTATTCTCACCGCAATATTGTCCCTATTCGTCGCATGCGCGCCTGCTTACGCACAGCAGCAGAATGTGGAGAACCCCAGCGTCGCCAACAAATACGTGCAACCGGTGCCAGTCGATGTCGTGGCACCGCCCATTCGGAGTCTCGAACTGAGCGCCGGCGCCGAGCACCTGAGCGCGGGTTATGGGAACTGGCTCGATACGACGTTGCGCGGCATCTATGGGATTGGCCCCAATGTGATTCAGGCAGAGCTCTCCTCCAAACGCGAATTCGGCCAATTTGGCAACTTTGTCGGCATCGGCGACACCTATACGATCAATCAGGATTGGTATGTCAGCGCCGCCGTTGGCTTTGGCGATGGCGCGTTCTATTTACCTCGCGAACGTCTTGACGTGTTCATCAACCGCAAGTGGCTGCCAAAGCGCAATCTCGTCAGCTCAATCGGTGTCGGCTATTACAACGCTCCGGATGGCCATATCGATCGCAGCCTAAGCCTTGGGGCGGCCTATTATTTCGATCAACCGTGGATCATCCAGGCGGGCGTGCGTTTCAACCATAGCGATCCGGGAAACATCCCAACGCATCAACAGTTCGTCGCCGTCACTTATGGTCGCGACAAGAAAAATCTGGTGACGGCACGCTATAGCTGGGGAGGCGAGGGGTATCAGGCAATTTCCCAAACGGCAACGCTGGTCAATTTCCAGAGCAAGGAGATTACTCTCGAATGGCGTCATTGGTTCAGCAAGAAGTCGGGCTTTCTGGTCAGCGTGGATCACTACCAAAACCCGATTTACGGACGTAACGGCGCATATGTCGGTCTGTTCCATCAATTCTAA
- the glmS gene encoding glutamine--fructose-6-phosphate transaminase (isomerizing), protein MCGIVGAVTGRNIVPVLMQGLQRLEYRGYDSCGIAVHDQGLFRARSIARVSELQAQIDASGFAGNSGIAHTRWATHGGPVIDNAHPHFSLDRQGDRRIALVHNGIIENYELIRTELKSLGYLFESQTDTEVIAHLINHLYDGDLLHAVEKAVKRLTGAFAIAVICKSEPHRMVGARLGCPLVAGLGHGENFLASDAMALSGATDQIIYLEEGDLVDVRQTSIRVVDRNGISVNRKIDTVSATAGPAELAPFRHYMQKEIFEQPGVLADTLIGSENLDAGMFGAGASEIFKQINAIRILACGSSYYAGMTAKYWIESLVGIPVSVEVASEYRYREPAVNPHALVLAISQSGETADTLAALKYAHQLGHRHSLAICNVGVSALVREAELSFLTRAGIEIGVASTKAFTTQLAALLILGLTLAKLRGHLTPEQQRLHVDALRHLPAAICRILELEPQIMAWASLFARKENALFLGRGLHYPIALEGALKLKETSYIHAEAYPAGELKHGPLALVTEDMPVVTIAPNNSLLGKLKSNMQEVRARGGQLYVFADADSMVAPSDGMHVIQLPEHHGLLSPILHVVPLQLLAYHTALARGTDIDKPRNLAKSVTVE, encoded by the coding sequence ATGTGTGGAATCGTGGGGGCAGTAACTGGCCGGAATATCGTTCCGGTGTTGATGCAGGGTTTGCAGCGACTCGAGTATCGCGGCTATGACTCATGCGGTATCGCCGTTCATGATCAGGGTCTGTTCCGTGCGCGGAGTATTGCTCGAGTCAGCGAACTTCAGGCGCAGATCGATGCCAGCGGGTTTGCCGGCAACTCGGGGATCGCCCACACTCGCTGGGCGACGCATGGCGGGCCGGTGATCGATAATGCACACCCGCATTTCTCACTCGATCGCCAGGGCGATCGACGCATAGCGTTGGTTCACAACGGAATTATCGAGAATTATGAACTCATCAGAACCGAGTTGAAATCTCTTGGTTACCTTTTCGAATCGCAAACGGATACCGAAGTAATTGCTCATCTGATTAATCATTTGTACGACGGCGATTTGCTGCATGCGGTTGAAAAGGCCGTCAAGCGCCTGACTGGCGCATTCGCCATCGCGGTGATTTGCAAGAGTGAGCCGCATCGCATGGTGGGCGCCCGTCTCGGCTGCCCGCTGGTGGCCGGACTGGGGCATGGAGAAAACTTCCTGGCGTCCGACGCAATGGCACTGTCCGGCGCCACCGATCAGATCATCTATCTGGAGGAAGGCGATTTGGTCGATGTGCGGCAGACGTCGATTCGAGTCGTCGACCGTAATGGCATCTCGGTCAATCGCAAGATCGACACCGTGTCGGCCACCGCCGGTCCGGCTGAACTCGCGCCCTTCCGGCATTACATGCAAAAGGAGATCTTTGAGCAGCCGGGGGTTCTGGCTGATACGTTGATTGGCAGCGAGAACCTGGATGCCGGGATGTTCGGAGCAGGTGCCAGTGAGATTTTCAAACAGATAAACGCCATTAGGATTCTCGCGTGCGGCTCGAGTTATTACGCTGGCATGACCGCCAAATACTGGATCGAGTCGCTGGTGGGCATTCCGGTCAGTGTCGAGGTCGCCAGTGAATATCGCTACCGCGAGCCGGCCGTCAATCCGCATGCGCTGGTACTGGCGATATCGCAGTCTGGCGAGACCGCCGATACGCTTGCTGCACTCAAATATGCGCACCAATTGGGTCACAGGCACTCGCTGGCCATCTGCAACGTGGGTGTGTCGGCCCTGGTGCGCGAAGCCGAGTTGTCGTTCCTTACGCGCGCCGGCATCGAGATCGGCGTGGCCTCGACCAAGGCGTTCACCACCCAACTGGCGGCTTTACTCATCCTGGGGCTTACGCTGGCGAAACTACGCGGGCACCTGACGCCCGAACAGCAACGATTGCATGTCGACGCACTGCGTCACTTACCGGCGGCCATTTGCCGGATACTCGAATTGGAACCCCAGATTATGGCTTGGGCAAGCCTATTTGCCAGAAAGGAAAATGCGCTATTTCTCGGGCGCGGCTTGCATTATCCGATCGCGCTGGAAGGTGCATTGAAACTGAAGGAAACCTCCTATATCCATGCCGAGGCGTACCCCGCCGGCGAACTCAAGCATGGTCCATTGGCGTTGGTAACCGAGGATATGCCGGTGGTCACGATTGCACCAAACAACTCATTGCTCGGCAAGCTGAAATCGAACATGCAGGAGGTGCGCGCGCGGGGCGGCCAACTGTATGTCTTCGCCGATGCCGACTCGATGGTCGCGCCCAGTGACGGTATGCACGTCATACAGCTGCCGGAGCATCATGGCTTGTTGTCGCCGATCCTGCACGTGGTTCCACTGCAGTTGCTGGCTTACCACACGGCGTTGGCGCGAGGCACCGATATCGATAAGCCGCGCAATCTGGCAAAATCCGTCACAGTTGAATAA
- a CDS encoding GGDEF domain-containing protein, whose product MQKKQNLVSELRHGELRHGSEDGAAAPDDAISKSQPCTNNNNRSLAASAIAEGITDSVNLLSAIKSRFESGVAIPLSTALRDAACESRRAAKENMLLCAAMLEQLHDLLLQEKARLRQLESEVCNARAALVAARADLVGTLSEGRRVRHLALHDDLTTLPNRVFFREWLNNALLAHQKQRQTLAVLYLDLDHFKRINDAHGHHVGDELIKIVAARLARTVRIEDIVSRLGGDEFACLFSNVPDRAHLSNLAGKLFEAISAPLVIDGVAFSMRPSIGIAIYPSDGMTSTALLKNADAAMYCAKRRQTGHAFFDQMATTQTRGGA is encoded by the coding sequence ATGCAAAAAAAACAAAATCTGGTATCTGAACTGCGTCACGGTGAACTGCGTCACGGATCAGAGGATGGCGCTGCCGCCCCCGACGACGCAATCTCGAAATCACAACCTTGCACCAATAACAACAACCGGTCGCTGGCTGCTTCGGCAATTGCGGAAGGGATCACGGACAGCGTCAATCTGCTTAGCGCGATTAAATCGCGGTTCGAGTCAGGCGTCGCTATCCCGCTGAGTACCGCACTCAGAGACGCGGCATGCGAATCGCGCAGGGCGGCCAAGGAGAATATGCTGTTGTGCGCGGCGATGTTGGAGCAACTGCATGACCTGCTATTGCAGGAGAAGGCGCGGCTCAGACAACTCGAATCGGAAGTATGCAACGCTCGCGCCGCACTTGTTGCGGCGCGAGCCGATTTGGTCGGGACGCTGTCGGAGGGAAGACGTGTGCGCCACCTGGCCTTGCACGACGACCTCACCACATTACCGAATCGTGTTTTCTTTCGGGAATGGCTCAATAATGCGCTGCTCGCTCATCAGAAGCAGCGTCAGACCTTGGCCGTGCTTTACCTGGATCTGGACCATTTCAAGAGGATCAACGATGCGCATGGGCACCATGTGGGTGATGAACTCATCAAGATTGTCGCCGCTCGACTGGCGCGCACAGTGCGTATCGAGGACATCGTCAGCCGCTTGGGCGGCGATGAATTTGCCTGCTTGTTCTCAAATGTGCCTGATCGCGCTCATCTGAGCAATCTCGCCGGCAAGTTGTTCGAGGCCATATCGGCGCCTTTGGTAATCGACGGCGTCGCGTTCAGCATGCGCCCCAGCATTGGCATTGCGATATACCCGTCAGATGGCATGACGTCAACGGCGTTGCTCAAAAACGCCGATGCAGCCATGTATTGCGCCAAGCGACGCCAGACTGGTCACGCATTTTTTGATCAAATGGCAACTACGCAAACTCGTGGCGGCGCATAG
- a CDS encoding MIP/aquaporin family protein, giving the protein MTKAQSGKLTSEQLMLRGSPPPDFLEFAHEWRRLFSEAWGTFLLVVVAAGAAVVGARSGGEITPGMKVAAPGLMVMAIIYFMGTVSGAHLNPAVTLAFAARRNFPWRRVPGYIGAQLVGGIAAASFLRAMFGTAALLGATTPGSGVSDVKALAMEILLTTGLVSTILGTASGARNIGSNGALAIGGYIALAGFWASPISGASMNPVRSFAPDLMRGDLSTTWIYVAGPLLGALIAVGFEWVLKGNATAAGTIAAQGDHQETG; this is encoded by the coding sequence ATGACGAAGGCTCAATCGGGTAAATTGACTTCAGAGCAGCTTATGCTGCGCGGCTCGCCGCCGCCCGATTTTCTGGAGTTTGCCCACGAGTGGCGGCGTCTATTCTCCGAAGCCTGGGGGACCTTCCTCCTGGTGGTTGTTGCTGCGGGCGCTGCCGTGGTCGGTGCCCGGAGCGGCGGTGAGATAACCCCGGGTATGAAGGTCGCGGCGCCGGGCCTGATGGTCATGGCTATCATTTATTTCATGGGGACTGTCAGCGGCGCCCATTTAAATCCGGCTGTCACATTGGCGTTTGCCGCGCGGCGCAATTTCCCGTGGCGCCGTGTGCCGGGTTACATCGGCGCTCAACTGGTCGGGGGAATCGCCGCGGCATCTTTTCTCCGAGCGATGTTCGGTACCGCCGCGTTGCTCGGTGCCACCACGCCCGGCTCCGGTGTGAGCGATGTTAAAGCGTTGGCGATGGAAATTCTGTTGACGACAGGGTTGGTCAGCACAATTCTCGGCACCGCATCGGGCGCTCGAAATATCGGTTCGAACGGCGCGCTGGCGATCGGTGGATATATCGCTCTGGCAGGTTTTTGGGCATCGCCCATCAGCGGAGCGTCGATGAATCCTGTTCGCTCGTTCGCCCCCGACCTGATGCGCGGCGACTTGAGCACCACCTGGATCTACGTTGCCGGTCCGCTACTGGGCGCGCTCATTGCGGTAGGCTTCGAGTGGGTTCTGAAAGGCAACGCAACCGCTGCTGGCACAATTGCCGCACAAGGAGACCACCAGGAAACGGGCTAA
- a CDS encoding PAS domain-containing protein — translation MNTADLHNQLQLRSRAMAYLEDGTALPTNGGAVSAGTLALLHQLANDPAYAGDVLKILHELQVFQVELDIQHEQMEQDARELTLALNRYVELYAHAPVGYLILDSDYVILEANFMAGEILGVAHDALLGQRIDIFFAPGSRLPLLTLLSSLLADQEPGHFRKASRAVQSGTSILQAVASVAPQSGALLLTMTDSVT, via the coding sequence ATGAACACTGCTGATCTCCATAATCAGTTGCAATTGCGCTCTCGAGCGATGGCATACCTCGAAGACGGCACGGCGCTGCCGACAAACGGTGGAGCGGTCAGTGCCGGAACCCTGGCTTTGCTGCACCAGCTTGCCAACGATCCGGCCTACGCCGGCGATGTGCTCAAAATCCTCCATGAGCTGCAGGTCTTTCAGGTGGAACTGGATATCCAGCATGAACAGATGGAGCAAGACGCGCGCGAGTTGACGCTCGCGCTCAACCGATACGTTGAGCTCTATGCCCATGCCCCGGTTGGCTATTTAATCCTGGACTCGGATTACGTCATTCTTGAAGCCAACTTCATGGCAGGCGAGATTCTCGGTGTCGCGCATGACGCCCTGTTGGGGCAGAGAATCGATATTTTTTTTGCGCCGGGAAGTCGGCTGCCATTACTGACGCTGCTCTCGTCACTTCTCGCGGATCAGGAGCCGGGACATTTCCGCAAGGCAAGTCGCGCGGTGCAATCCGGCACGTCCATTCTTCAGGCCGTCGCGAGCGTCGCGCCGCAAAGCGGCGCTCTTTTACTCACAATGACCGATTCCGTGACCTGA